A region of Alkalinema sp. FACHB-956 DNA encodes the following proteins:
- a CDS encoding ATP-binding protein — translation MFQATRRRLAIWYTTVTAVLLLAFAMGFYFYVRSTLIERIDDTLSHVVEVVQRSLVIEPAEPRSRALQVNVEASFRDNFLVQEDDHIDLEWFSPTGELMWSTFSDPIGVPLHVYSNGETVHLDESHLLRQVTERIEFGRQVLGYLRVSHPWFEVTKPTRQLFFDLVLGLSGLIAIVASVGWLLSGLAMQPIRESYQRLKQFTADASHELRNPIAVIQTNVQVALADAEPDPQAQRYHLQVVERLTRRLGKLVDDLLFLARQDSGMVQPQWGTIDLRDLLEEVVEEQWMVAEEKGIQLDLKPSVENASIQGDRDQLSRLFTNLVSNAIQYTPKSGNVTVELQTSKRNNHSVYQVNVIDTGIGIPEEALPQLFDRFYRVDPARSKASGGTGLGLAIAQAIVDNHHGTIQVESQVNQGTTIRVTLPELEH, via the coding sequence ATGTTTCAGGCAACCCGTCGGCGATTGGCAATTTGGTACACCACGGTAACGGCGGTGTTGTTGCTTGCGTTTGCGATGGGATTTTATTTTTATGTTCGCAGTACGTTAATTGAGCGGATTGACGATACGTTGAGCCATGTGGTGGAGGTGGTGCAACGATCGCTGGTGATTGAACCCGCCGAACCCCGATCGCGCGCTTTACAAGTCAACGTTGAAGCGAGTTTTCGGGATAATTTTTTGGTGCAGGAGGACGACCACATTGATTTGGAGTGGTTTAGTCCAACGGGGGAGTTGATGTGGTCTACCTTTTCAGACCCGATCGGGGTGCCGTTGCATGTTTACAGTAATGGTGAGACGGTGCATTTGGATGAATCCCATCTGTTGCGACAGGTGACGGAGCGGATTGAGTTTGGGCGGCAGGTGTTGGGCTATTTGCGGGTCAGTCATCCCTGGTTTGAAGTGACGAAACCGACGCGGCAATTGTTTTTTGATTTGGTGTTGGGGCTGAGCGGGCTGATTGCGATCGTGGCGAGTGTGGGCTGGTTACTGTCTGGTCTTGCTATGCAACCGATTCGGGAATCCTACCAGCGTTTGAAGCAATTTACCGCCGATGCTTCCCATGAGTTGCGCAATCCGATCGCGGTGATTCAAACCAATGTGCAAGTGGCATTGGCCGATGCGGAACCCGATCCGCAAGCCCAGCGTTATCATTTGCAAGTGGTAGAACGTTTAACACGCCGTTTAGGGAAGTTGGTGGATGATTTGCTTTTCCTGGCTCGGCAGGATAGTGGGATGGTGCAGCCGCAGTGGGGCACGATCGACCTGCGGGATTTGCTGGAAGAAGTGGTGGAAGAACAATGGATGGTGGCGGAGGAAAAGGGAATTCAGTTAGATCTGAAGCCATCGGTAGAAAATGCTTCTATTCAGGGCGATCGAGATCAATTATCGCGATTGTTTACTAACCTAGTCAGCAATGCTATCCAGTACACACCAAAGTCAGGTAACGTCACAGTAGAGTTGCAAACGAGTAAACGCAATAATCATTCGGTCTATCAAGTGAATGTGATTGATACAGGAATCGGCATTCCGGAAGAAGCGTTGCCACAATTGTTCGATCGATTTTACCGCGTTGACCCAGCTCGATCGAAGGCATCGGGGGGAACAGGCTTGGGCTTAGCGATCGCCCAGGCGATCGTGGATAACCACCACGGCACGATCCAAGTAGAGAGCCAAGTCAACCAAGGCACAACGATACGAGTCACCTTACCTGAACTAGAACATTGA
- a CDS encoding site-2 protease family protein — protein MITALTVLVALGILGWGFYRAKPYGKLGILSWLQSVSLMAPWLLFFGLFSVGVYLNLVGMLLLFVVSTGGYILLGRQIRTIAPEELAKRAEAIAKARAEVSETSAATDQNADTSTKTPFPAAAIAQLQPISAEDLTAIKGIFGVDTFFATETIPFQDGAVFNGNLRGDGEKVHAKLSDLLQERLGDRYRLFLVENQEGRPTVVVLPSSNDPKPLTLTQKILAVILFVATIGTTLEMAGLLQGFDFYSAPQRYAEVVPLAAGLFSILAAHELGHWVMAKRHQVKLSWPFFFPTWQIGSFGSLTNFESLLPNRSALFDIAFAGPAAGGLLSLGMLIAGLTLSHPGSPFKVPTTFFEGSMLVGTLTRVILGSEVQQNFIEVSPLVVLGWLGLVITAINLMPAGRLDGGRIVQAIYGRKTANRTTVVTILFLGLASLVNPLALYWAIIILFLQRNLERPSLNELTEPDDTRAALGLLALFLMITILLPLTPSLAGRLGFSV, from the coding sequence ATGATTACCGCTCTCACCGTGCTAGTAGCACTGGGCATCCTTGGCTGGGGCTTCTATCGCGCCAAACCCTACGGCAAACTCGGCATCCTGTCCTGGTTGCAATCGGTGAGCTTGATGGCTCCCTGGTTGCTGTTCTTTGGCCTCTTTTCCGTTGGCGTCTATCTCAACCTCGTGGGCATGCTGCTCCTGTTTGTCGTTTCCACCGGGGGATATATCCTACTGGGACGACAAATTCGTACGATCGCCCCGGAGGAATTGGCCAAACGGGCGGAGGCGATCGCGAAAGCTAGGGCAGAGGTCAGTGAGACCAGTGCCGCCACCGATCAAAATGCGGACACTTCTACGAAAACGCCCTTTCCCGCAGCGGCCATAGCCCAACTGCAACCCATTTCTGCTGAGGATTTAACTGCCATCAAGGGAATTTTTGGCGTGGATACCTTCTTTGCCACAGAAACTATTCCCTTCCAAGACGGAGCCGTGTTCAACGGGAATTTGCGGGGAGATGGGGAAAAAGTCCATGCTAAGCTGTCCGACCTGTTGCAGGAACGGCTGGGCGATCGCTATCGATTATTCCTCGTCGAGAATCAAGAAGGTCGCCCCACGGTGGTCGTCCTACCCAGTAGCAATGATCCCAAGCCCCTGACCCTGACGCAGAAAATTCTGGCGGTCATTCTCTTTGTCGCCACGATCGGGACAACCTTGGAAATGGCGGGCTTACTCCAGGGCTTTGATTTCTACAGTGCGCCCCAACGCTACGCCGAAGTAGTTCCCCTGGCTGCAGGACTGTTCAGCATTCTCGCTGCCCATGAATTAGGCCATTGGGTCATGGCCAAACGGCACCAAGTCAAACTCAGTTGGCCCTTTTTCTTCCCGACTTGGCAAATTGGCTCCTTTGGGTCTCTAACCAACTTTGAGTCATTGCTGCCGAACCGCTCTGCACTGTTTGACATTGCTTTTGCAGGGCCCGCAGCAGGCGGCTTACTCTCCCTAGGGATGTTGATTGCCGGATTGACCCTCTCCCACCCCGGTAGCCCCTTTAAGGTTCCGACCACTTTTTTTGAAGGATCCATGTTGGTGGGAACCCTGACCCGCGTGATTTTGGGCAGCGAAGTCCAACAAAATTTCATTGAAGTCAGTCCTTTGGTCGTACTGGGCTGGCTGGGCTTGGTAATTACAGCGATTAACTTGATGCCCGCAGGGCGTCTCGATGGGGGGCGAATCGTACAGGCGATCTATGGCCGTAAGACTGCGAATCGTACAACGGTTGTGACAATCCTCTTCCTCGGCTTAGCTTCTTTGGTCAATCCTTTGGCCCTCTACTGGGCGATCATCATTCTTTTCTTGCAACGGAATTTAGAACGTCCCAGCCTTAATGAACTCACCGAACCGGATGATACCCGAGCCGCTTTGGGTCTGCTAGCGTTATTTTTAATGATTACAATCCTTCTACCCTTGACCCCCAGCTTGGCAGGGCGTTTAGGCTTTTCGGTCTAA
- a CDS encoding helix-turn-helix transcriptional regulator encodes MGRAGKALKQVLRQYSITQNQLAVTMGIDRSNVSRWVNGSRDPSAEAVAEIKDALTRIQTSASEDFVRWFLYEPPSEPEPEEEPKPEPSVEVKSD; translated from the coding sequence ATGGGTCGAGCAGGAAAAGCTTTGAAACAAGTGCTGCGTCAATACAGCATTACACAGAATCAATTGGCTGTGACGATGGGCATTGATCGATCAAATGTGAGTCGATGGGTGAACGGTAGCCGAGATCCCTCTGCTGAGGCGGTAGCTGAGATCAAGGATGCCCTGACAAGAATTCAAACCTCTGCATCTGAAGATTTTGTGCGGTGGTTCCTCTATGAACCGCCTAGCGAACCAGAACCCGAAGAGGAACCTAAGCCCGAACCTTCAGTGGAGGTCAAGTCAGACTAA
- a CDS encoding PIN domain-containing protein has product MTKALEVPPVLLLFDLSAVLSTELRDWQAFRRVGECYLPQVVQQELQDLSQHAIEKSQEARAREFLGFWEQGIWQWTDDAIDHPLLQPAPAHGMSKRSRLALAVARCANGFAQYNSHSLVVLVTNEPIPLQGLQSLQLPNLCLISTSALLTWSRTDRRPTPVAHQLLSMRQLRSESLGGSQTAATFATQTSALRTATARPLTPKTPATPTAPARSLTPTRSDLPRSPTHAGRSSSTARRLAKPDRYPVTANRPSALRQVWSGFLALSMFLLLGGTVWYLFHPQSLNQFLRNRGLPPIPPLVSQVVSQSTEPTEGRS; this is encoded by the coding sequence ATGACAAAAGCTCTAGAAGTTCCGCCCGTTTTGCTCCTGTTTGATCTGAGTGCTGTTTTATCGACCGAACTCCGCGATTGGCAAGCTTTTCGGCGGGTAGGGGAATGTTACCTACCGCAAGTAGTACAGCAAGAATTACAAGATTTGAGTCAGCATGCGATCGAAAAATCCCAAGAAGCACGCGCTCGGGAATTTCTCGGATTCTGGGAACAGGGGATTTGGCAATGGACGGATGACGCGATCGACCATCCCTTGCTGCAACCCGCTCCCGCCCATGGCATGAGCAAGCGATCCCGCTTAGCCCTTGCCGTTGCCCGCTGTGCCAATGGATTTGCGCAATATAACTCCCACAGTCTCGTGGTGCTCGTGACCAATGAGCCCATCCCTCTACAAGGCTTACAATCCCTTCAGTTACCCAACCTCTGCCTCATTTCTACCAGTGCTCTCTTAACCTGGAGCCGCACCGATCGTCGCCCCACTCCAGTCGCCCATCAGCTCCTGAGCATGCGGCAGCTCCGCAGCGAATCCCTAGGGGGCAGCCAGACGGCGGCTACTTTCGCCACCCAGACGAGCGCGCTTAGAACCGCCACAGCACGGCCCCTCACCCCAAAAACACCGGCAACGCCCACGGCACCGGCCCGGAGTCTCACCCCAACCCGTTCAGATCTACCTCGATCTCCGACCCATGCAGGGCGCTCATCCTCGACGGCTCGTCGCTTAGCCAAACCCGATCGCTATCCTGTGACCGCTAACCGCCCATCTGCGCTTCGCCAAGTATGGTCAGGATTTCTCGCGCTCTCCATGTTTTTATTGCTGGGGGGAACGGTCTGGTATCTGTTCCACCCCCAAAGTCTGAATCAATTCCTACGAAATCGCGGCCTTCCGCCCATCCCGCCGCTGGTCTCCCAGGTGGTATCCCAGTCAACCGAGCCGACGGAGGGGCGATCGTAA
- the der gene encoding ribosome biogenesis GTPase Der has protein sequence MPLPVVAIIGRPNVGKSTIVNRLAQVQEAIVFDEPGVTRDRTYKRAFWRDREFMVVDTGGLVFDDDTEFLPFIREQAEAALLEACAAIFVVDGQEGLTVADEEIASWLRLQDVPVVVAVNKCESVTQGELQAAEFWSLGLGQPYASSGIHGNGTGDVLDEVLKHFPPIEEVEEAEEIRVAIVGRPNVGKSSLLNAFTGQNRSIVSPISGTTRDTIDMLVERKGVNYRLIDTAGIRKKKHVEYGPEFFSINRAFKAINRADVVLMVIDAVDGVTEQDQKLAGRILDEGRACVVVVNKWDAIEKDSTTIYEYERDVRSRLHFTEWADMIFTSAMNGQRVEKIFDLIAPAAEQHRRRIGTSVINEILEDAVMWHTPPTTRQGKQGKIYYGTQVSAQPPTIALFVNNPELFGDGYRRYIERKFRESLGFKGTPIRLLWRGKKVRDVERNTANRAVRVK, from the coding sequence ATGCCGTTACCTGTTGTTGCCATTATTGGCCGTCCCAATGTCGGTAAATCAACCATCGTTAATCGCCTTGCCCAAGTGCAGGAGGCGATCGTGTTTGATGAACCCGGCGTGACCCGCGATCGTACCTACAAGCGAGCCTTCTGGCGCGATCGGGAATTTATGGTCGTGGATACAGGGGGCTTAGTCTTTGACGACGACACGGAATTTTTGCCCTTTATTCGGGAGCAGGCAGAGGCTGCGTTGCTTGAAGCCTGTGCGGCAATTTTTGTGGTGGATGGGCAGGAAGGCTTGACGGTAGCGGATGAGGAAATCGCGAGTTGGTTGCGCTTGCAGGATGTGCCCGTTGTGGTCGCGGTCAATAAGTGTGAATCGGTGACGCAGGGGGAATTGCAGGCGGCGGAATTTTGGAGTCTGGGCTTGGGACAACCCTACGCATCTTCAGGGATCCATGGGAACGGGACAGGCGATGTTCTGGATGAAGTCCTGAAGCATTTTCCGCCGATCGAAGAGGTGGAGGAAGCGGAGGAAATCCGGGTGGCGATCGTGGGACGGCCCAATGTGGGCAAGTCCAGTTTGCTGAATGCCTTCACGGGACAAAATCGCTCGATCGTCAGTCCGATTTCCGGTACCACTCGTGACACGATCGATATGTTGGTGGAACGCAAGGGTGTCAACTATCGGCTGATTGACACCGCCGGGATTCGCAAAAAGAAACATGTGGAATACGGGCCGGAATTTTTCAGCATTAACCGCGCCTTTAAAGCCATCAACCGGGCTGACGTTGTGCTGATGGTGATTGATGCGGTGGACGGCGTAACCGAACAGGATCAAAAGCTGGCAGGACGGATCCTGGATGAAGGGCGAGCCTGTGTGGTGGTGGTCAACAAGTGGGATGCGATCGAAAAGGATTCCACAACGATTTACGAATATGAACGGGATGTGCGATCGCGGCTGCACTTTACAGAATGGGCCGATATGATTTTCACCAGTGCTATGAATGGGCAACGGGTGGAGAAAATTTTCGATCTGATTGCCCCCGCAGCGGAACAGCATCGGCGACGCATTGGGACATCTGTCATTAATGAAATTCTGGAAGATGCGGTGATGTGGCATACGCCGCCCACGACTCGCCAGGGGAAACAGGGCAAGATTTACTACGGTACGCAGGTGAGTGCCCAGCCCCCGACGATCGCGCTATTTGTCAATAATCCCGAACTATTTGGGGATGGCTATCGGCGTTACATTGAGCGCAAGTTCCGGGAGTCGTTGGGCTTTAAGGGGACTCCGATTCGGCTGTTGTGGCGCGGCAAGAAAGTGCGGGATGTGGAACGGAATACGGCAAACCGTGCGGTGCGGGTGAAGTAG
- a CDS encoding anti-sigma regulatory factor — protein MKTELHVPSDLRFLAVVEHWLLDSLQLEIGNVVDWSRQSTRLRLALVEAYSNVVRHAHRDQPNLPVILRLELHDRDLALEIWDCGQGYNPSDYKPPTPEDKQEHGYGWLILNRLMDRVEYCLQVDGRNCLKLEANLPNASVEEDQKVSTVD, from the coding sequence ATGAAGACAGAGCTGCACGTCCCTAGCGATCTGCGTTTCTTAGCTGTGGTTGAACATTGGCTATTGGATAGCCTACAGTTGGAAATTGGCAATGTAGTAGACTGGTCGAGACAGTCCACTCGCCTAAGATTAGCCTTAGTAGAAGCCTATTCTAATGTCGTTCGGCATGCCCATCGCGATCAACCTAATTTGCCCGTTATCCTCCGACTAGAGCTCCACGATCGCGACCTCGCCCTAGAAATTTGGGACTGTGGTCAAGGGTACAATCCCTCAGATTACAAGCCACCGACCCCAGAAGATAAGCAAGAACACGGTTATGGTTGGCTCATTTTAAACCGCTTAATGGATCGTGTGGAGTATTGTCTCCAAGTAGATGGTCGTAATTGCCTTAAGCTCGAGGCAAATCTACCTAACGCTAGTGTTGAAGAAGATCAAAAGGTGTCTACAGTAGATTAA
- a CDS encoding SpoIIE family protein phosphatase: MNKSSQAKLKMLIVDDEPDNLDLLYRTFRLEFQVFRAESAIAALDLLEEHGEVAIIISDQRMPEMLGTEFLSKTVERFPDTIRIVLTAYTDVKDLVDAINSGKVFKYITKPWNQQQLQAVVRQAAETYRVVKQRTEELRRSLRRESLFNAVNTAIRESLDYSSMLQAIVETLGKAFTSECCSLHPIENGFLSSQVVQYISHDHVPANLWNPTMPLIRSVLEDYSATESGFRAIKTFTEGNTEQNTAHVIIPLTYQTDLLAILSIVRKGDLNQWSTEDLDLLEGVSEQAVIAISQAKLYQRTQKQAEQIRAELAVARQIQNNLLRQTLPELPGVCVQACCHPAREVGGDFFEVYQHPQGDLWLAVGDVSGKGVPAALFMASAISVLRRELAQETSPNPEDVMQNLNRILLDDLVSTNCFITMVLARFNPLTRQLVYANAGHLYPLLWSRQVADAEIVPQYLTNRGVPLGIRELWKAPSGSAVLNPGDTFLLMSDGVTEVTIRSQMQVYATTPSAVNSGMMLQQAGFWKLLQEDRDCLDLKRLLARIRAATLAQEDDQTMLSLEVL; the protein is encoded by the coding sequence ATGAACAAAAGCTCCCAAGCAAAGCTCAAAATGTTGATTGTTGACGATGAGCCAGACAATCTAGATCTGCTCTATCGCACATTTCGGCTTGAATTTCAAGTTTTCCGGGCAGAAAGTGCCATTGCAGCCCTAGATTTACTCGAGGAGCACGGGGAAGTTGCCATTATTATTTCTGACCAGAGAATGCCAGAAATGTTGGGCACCGAGTTCCTCAGCAAAACCGTGGAGCGGTTCCCCGACACGATTCGTATTGTCTTAACGGCCTATACTGATGTCAAAGACCTAGTTGATGCAATTAACTCTGGGAAGGTCTTTAAGTACATTACTAAGCCCTGGAATCAGCAACAACTCCAAGCAGTCGTGCGGCAGGCTGCGGAAACCTACCGAGTGGTCAAACAACGGACTGAGGAACTGCGCCGATCGCTCCGACGAGAATCCTTGTTTAATGCCGTTAATACTGCCATCCGGGAATCCCTTGACTACAGCAGTATGCTGCAAGCGATCGTAGAAACCCTTGGTAAAGCCTTCACATCGGAATGCTGTAGCTTACATCCCATTGAAAACGGCTTTCTGTCCAGCCAGGTGGTTCAGTACATTTCCCATGACCATGTTCCTGCGAACCTGTGGAATCCAACCATGCCGTTGATCCGATCGGTTCTAGAAGACTACAGCGCAACGGAGAGTGGGTTTCGAGCCATTAAGACCTTTACAGAAGGCAACACCGAACAAAATACAGCCCATGTCATCATTCCACTCACCTATCAGACCGATCTGCTAGCCATTCTGTCCATTGTCCGCAAGGGTGATTTAAATCAGTGGTCTACGGAAGATCTCGACCTGCTAGAAGGCGTCTCAGAGCAAGCCGTCATTGCGATTTCCCAGGCTAAGCTGTATCAGCGAACTCAAAAGCAAGCCGAACAAATCCGTGCCGAACTAGCCGTCGCACGACAAATTCAAAACAACCTACTCCGGCAAACCTTGCCAGAACTGCCTGGGGTTTGTGTGCAAGCTTGCTGCCACCCTGCTCGGGAAGTCGGAGGAGATTTTTTCGAAGTATATCAGCATCCCCAGGGAGATCTGTGGCTTGCAGTGGGGGATGTCTCCGGTAAAGGCGTTCCGGCGGCCTTGTTCATGGCCAGTGCAATTTCTGTCTTACGGCGAGAACTCGCCCAGGAAACCTCGCCCAACCCAGAAGATGTGATGCAGAATCTCAATCGCATTCTGCTGGATGATTTGGTGAGTACCAACTGCTTCATCACCATGGTACTAGCACGATTTAATCCCCTGACCCGACAACTGGTCTATGCCAATGCAGGACATCTCTATCCTCTGCTTTGGTCCCGCCAAGTTGCAGATGCCGAAATCGTACCGCAATATTTAACGAATCGGGGGGTTCCTTTGGGAATTCGTGAACTATGGAAAGCGCCTTCCGGTAGCGCCGTTCTGAACCCAGGAGATACCTTTCTGCTGATGAGCGATGGTGTAACAGAAGTCACGATTCGAAGTCAAATGCAAGTTTATGCCACAACCCCTAGCGCCGTTAATTCAGGCATGATGCTTCAACAGGCCGGCTTCTGGAAGTTACTGCAAGAGGATCGGGACTGCTTAGATCTCAAACGTCTACTGGCCCGGATTCGAGCGGCCACCCTTGCCCAAGAAGATGACCAAACAATGCTATCCCTGGAGGTTCTGTAA
- a CDS encoding DUF4439 domain-containing protein, with the protein MDRQQWPTDSVQGRSGKSAGLSRRNLLATGGLVAGLAATAGASFLADQVEAMPSPKNKQNDIKILNNALYYEHQAIWAYEVAAGKLSTTDVGKAVLALALMNQRDHKAHRDKLAEVVRSLGGKPVMAEKSYDVSSYLKKGEGGLDSDVNIAKLALALETDAAIAYTLEAAQLKTPELITAGASIGLDEAAHAAAIRATFRSLGVMLDIVPAAFMSPETRDRWILKV; encoded by the coding sequence ATGGATCGTCAACAATGGCCCACCGATTCAGTGCAGGGGCGATCGGGAAAGTCGGCTGGACTATCTCGTCGAAATTTACTAGCAACGGGTGGGCTGGTAGCTGGATTGGCGGCAACGGCGGGGGCTTCATTCTTGGCAGACCAGGTAGAAGCCATGCCTTCTCCCAAAAACAAGCAAAATGATATCAAGATTCTTAATAACGCCCTCTACTACGAGCACCAAGCAATTTGGGCCTATGAAGTAGCGGCGGGGAAACTGAGTACCACAGATGTGGGTAAGGCGGTGTTGGCTCTAGCGCTGATGAACCAACGTGATCACAAAGCCCATCGTGATAAGTTGGCAGAAGTTGTGCGGAGCTTGGGCGGCAAACCTGTCATGGCAGAGAAGAGCTATGATGTGTCTTCTTATTTAAAGAAAGGCGAAGGTGGCCTGGATTCGGATGTGAATATCGCAAAGTTAGCTTTGGCTTTAGAAACCGATGCAGCGATCGCCTACACCTTGGAAGCAGCACAGTTGAAAACGCCGGAGTTGATTACTGCGGGAGCGAGCATTGGCTTGGATGAAGCGGCCCATGCAGCCGCCATTCGAGCTACATTTCGATCGCTGGGTGTGATGTTAGATATTGTGCCAGCAGCCTTTATGAGTCCTGAAACGCGCGATCGTTGGATTCTGAAGGTGTAA
- a CDS encoding aldose epimerase has protein sequence MTAFSVEHLQQQYLTYRLHDETAQASIEVVPDRGGIITRWQIQDRELLYLNQERFQDPSLSIRGGIPILFPICGNLPNNRYTLGDRTYNLKQHGFARDLPWQVVSQSATDCASLTLALSSNAQTYEVYPFDFHLEFTYRILGNRLTIDQQYTNRSQTPMPFSTGFHPYFNVQDKSQLRFDLPASSAIDQKTQQALPFFNTFDFAQPEIDWAFPDLSRTVAIATDLQTHLRLTLTYSPAFSTLVFWTLQDQDFYCLEPWSAPRNALNTGDRLITLAPGETRSLQIELTADWV, from the coding sequence ATGACCGCATTCTCCGTCGAACACCTTCAGCAGCAGTACCTGACCTATCGCCTCCACGATGAAACCGCCCAAGCCTCGATCGAAGTAGTCCCCGATCGGGGGGGGATCATCACCCGCTGGCAGATCCAGGATCGCGAACTCCTGTATCTCAATCAGGAACGGTTCCAGGATCCGAGTCTTTCCATTCGGGGCGGCATTCCCATCCTGTTTCCCATCTGCGGCAACCTGCCCAACAATCGCTATACCCTGGGCGATCGCACCTACAACCTCAAGCAGCATGGGTTTGCCCGCGATCTACCTTGGCAAGTCGTCAGCCAATCCGCCACCGACTGCGCTAGCCTCACCCTCGCCCTCTCCAGCAACGCCCAAACCTACGAGGTCTATCCCTTCGATTTCCATCTGGAATTTACCTACCGCATCTTGGGTAATCGCCTCACGATCGACCAGCAATACACCAACCGATCCCAAACCCCCATGCCCTTTTCCACGGGCTTCCATCCCTATTTCAACGTCCAAGATAAATCCCAACTGCGGTTCGATTTGCCCGCCAGTAGCGCGATCGACCAAAAGACCCAGCAAGCGCTACCCTTTTTCAACACCTTTGATTTTGCCCAACCAGAAATTGATTGGGCCTTCCCCGACCTAAGCCGCACCGTCGCGATCGCCACCGACCTACAAACCCACCTGCGCCTCACCCTCACCTACAGTCCCGCCTTTTCCACCCTCGTCTTCTGGACACTTCAGGATCAGGACTTTTACTGCTTAGAACCCTGGTCAGCCCCCCGCAATGCCCTCAATACCGGGGATCGCCTCATCACCCTCGCCCCCGGAGAAACCCGATCGTTGCAAATTGAACTGACCGCAGACTGGGTTTAA